In Rosa chinensis cultivar Old Blush chromosome 1, RchiOBHm-V2, whole genome shotgun sequence, a genomic segment contains:
- the LOC112170674 gene encoding uncharacterized protein LOC112170674: MFQETLSGEVLSWFYELPVGSVGNFKELADKFVARFILRTDGIHTPKGLLKVQQGEDETLKSFVNRWQAATAKCRDLNKELAELAFRRGLRRGEFLYGINHNPPASYDELMATTIRHAQAEFETYGDTPRPELRFSTPTSTIRDEPQKREWVHSHDRSPHTSNKRSKESSSRSNSYGNTHPNREPRAQQGPRTPPPPRDEIPGPPPRKFPKSKLTQQDTGKFCTYHEDAGHNTNLCVALKNTIESLIQRGKLQRYLPAKEIGAVDVYGQIFTIHGGGPKESPAQGKKRNSSFGRPEVFNFHKAPQQNSGTKWTSVTFLQEEEADLRMPHDDPFLITLQMDHYIMSRVLVDTGPRLAYYFVMHTKL, encoded by the exons ATGTTCCAGGAAACCCTGTCAGGGGAGGTTTTaagttggttctacgaactgccGGTCGGTTCTGTAGGGAATTTTAAGGAGTTGGCTGACAAATTTGTCGCTCGATTCATCTTACGCACTGATGGGATACACACACCGAAGGGCCTACTGAAGGTCCAGCAGGGAGAAGATGAAACCCTGAAGTCTTTTGTAAATCGATGGCAAGCGGCTACCGCTAAGTGTCGGGACCTCAATAAGGAACTGGCTGAGCTGGCGTTCAGGAGGGGCCTAAGGCGAGGAGAATTTCTGTATGGGATCAACCATAATCCTCCAGCTAGCTACGACGAACTGATGGCCACTACCATCAGACACGCTCAGGCCGAATTCGAAACATACGGGGACACCCCCAGACCAGAGCTAAGATTTTCCACACCGACTTCGACGATTAGGGATGAGCCACAAAAAAGGGAGTGGGTCCACAGTCATGATAGGTCACCCCATACCTCGaacaaaagaagcaaagaaTCCTCGTCCAGGTCGAACAGTTACGGGAACACCCACCCTAACCGGGAGCCAAGGGCACAGCAGGGCCCAaggacaccaccaccacctcg GGATGAGATACCGGGACCACCCCCAAGGAAGTTCCCAAAGAGCAAACTTACCCAGCAGGATACCGGAAAATTCTGCACCTACCACGAGGATGCCGGACACAATACCAATCTGTGTGTTGCTTTAAAAAATACCATCGAGTCCCTCATCCAGAGGGGCAAGCTTCAACGATACCTACCTGCTAAAGAGATAGGAGCGGTCGACGTGTACGGCCAGATATTCACGATCCACGGTGGGGGTCCGAAAGAGTCGCCCGCCCAGGGGAAGAAACGAAATTCTAGTTTCGGCCGTCCGGAAGTTTTCAACTTCCACAAAGCCCCGCAGCAAAACAGTGGCACCAAGTGGACATCGGTGACATTCCTGCAGGAGGAGGAAGCCGATCTGAGgatgccccatgatgatcccttcctaatcacacTCCAAATGGACCACTACATAATGTCCAGGGTGCTCGTAGACACTGGGCCTCGGTTAGCGTATTATTTCGTGATGCATACAAAGCTTTGA